Below is a genomic region from Candidatus Moraniibacteriota bacterium.
CAAATCAAAAAGGAATAGATGTGATCATTATTGACCACCATCACGTTCCCGCCAATTTGCCCGGGGCGCTGGCAATTATTAATCCACGTCTTTCTGATTCCAGCTATCCTTTTAGAGAACTAGCTGGAGTGGGGGTAGCTTTTAAAGTAGCACAGGCATTGTATCAGATGCTTTTACCGGGAAAAATTGAGCAAACCAAATGGATGCTGGACTTGGTGGCCATCGGAACAGTAGCGGACTGCGTGCCGCTTGTGGGAGAAAACAGAACAGTGGTGAAATACGGCCTTATTGTACTTTCCAAAACCCGCCGGATGGGACTCCGGGAGCTATTTGCCGTAGGAAGAATCGCGGTTGATGAAAGCAACCCGCCTGACACTCGCAAAATATCTTTTCAAATCGCCCCCCGGATTAATGCCGCTGGCCGGATGGATCACGCCAATGTCGCTTACCATTTACTGATAGAAAAAGATCAGGTAAAAGCGCGCACTCGGGCGCTGGAAATAGAGGCCACTAACCAAAAGCGCCAGCAAGTTACTGATCGGGTGGCGGAAGAGGTGCGAATTTTGGCTAATACGATATTTAAAGACAAGAAGTTAATTTTCGCGGTAGGAGAGCATTTTCCGATTGGAGTAGCTGGCTTAGTCGCCGGAAAAATTGCTGAAGAATTCAACAAGCCCACCGCGGTGCTTCAAAAAGGAGAAAAAGAAAGCACTGGTTCTTTCCGAAGCATTCCTCAGATTAATATTATCGAAACAATCGAATCTCTTGGTCGTTGGCTTTTAAAATATGGTGGGCACAGCCAAGCAGCCGGAATTACCGTAACTAATAAAAATCTGGAGAAATTTTACGAAGGACTGAATAAGCTTATTGAAAAAGAACTGGAAGGAAAAGAAATAAGCCCAGAGGTGGAAATCGATGCAGAAATTACGCCGGCGGATGTTGATTTTGAACTGGCTGAAACATTAGAAAAATTTGCGCCTTTCGGAGAAGGAAATCCGGAGCCGGTTTTTTTAATGAAAAATCTTACTGTCGATAAATTAAAAACAGTAGGCAATGGCAATCAACACTTAAAAGTGTATTTGCGGTCAACTGACGGGCCGCCGAAAATATTTGAAGCCATCGGGTTCAATCTTAACGAACAATTCGGGCATTTAAAAGAAAATGATGTGATTGACGTCTTGTTCAATCTCCAACTGGATAACTGGAACGGCAATAAAAAAATTCAATTGAAATTAATTGACTTGAGACCGGCAATAAATAAATAATAATCCATGAGAATAGCGTTAGTTCATGACTACCTTGTCCAGTACGGCGGG
It encodes:
- the recJ gene encoding single-stranded-DNA-specific exonuclease RecJ — its product is MVKWKLKEKVNIDSAGTIDLHPVALQLLFQRGIDTLEGINRFVFPDYERDILDPFLFSQMKKAVERVQQAKENGKPVAIFGDYDADGITSVIILEEVLNDLGINPIVYIPDKKSEGYGMNERAVEELARRKVKLIITVDCGITNINEVEKANQKGIDVIIIDHHHVPANLPGALAIINPRLSDSSYPFRELAGVGVAFKVAQALYQMLLPGKIEQTKWMLDLVAIGTVADCVPLVGENRTVVKYGLIVLSKTRRMGLRELFAVGRIAVDESNPPDTRKISFQIAPRINAAGRMDHANVAYHLLIEKDQVKARTRALEIEATNQKRQQVTDRVAEEVRILANTIFKDKKLIFAVGEHFPIGVAGLVAGKIAEEFNKPTAVLQKGEKESTGSFRSIPQINIIETIESLGRWLLKYGGHSQAAGITVTNKNLEKFYEGLNKLIEKELEGKEISPEVEIDAEITPADVDFELAETLEKFAPFGEGNPEPVFLMKNLTVDKLKTVGNGNQHLKVYLRSTDGPPKIFEAIGFNLNEQFGHLKENDVIDVLFNLQLDNWNGNKKIQLKLIDLRPAINK